GAAGCCGATTCCAGGCCAATGGATGGGAGCGTCAAGGTAAAAGCAGTAATTTCCGCGAGCTATCTGTTTCGCTTATGCGCGTCATCGGAGCCGATCCGCGCCATCGGGACGATGTAGTCATGACTGAAATTGATCGTTTGACAGTGTTGGGGGTTGAAACGCGGAGGTCGGTCTTCACTGAAATGCTGTGCCAGTTTTTTCCTAATGCTTATTACCTTGATAATGAGCCGATTCGGGCCTGGATGACGTTAACCGGATGTGAAAGTCCTTATGGTGCCTCAGCTGGATACAAATATCTTCAAACTGCGCTTCTACTGCGTGCAGCTCTACTCGACGCGCAGAACGGTAGAGGAGGTTACCCAGTCGAAAATCTCGGCGTGCTTGATGCAGTTATCTGGGAGGAGACGAGGAGACGCCGAGCCTTGGCATCCGATTAGCCTTGTCACTGCTCAACGAGCGAGCAGTGCGTGTCGGAAGCGGTTAGCCACCAGTGGCAAGGGGCGGGGCACAGCTGATGATGAGAAATCATCATCAGTTCTTCTAGGTAAGGCTATTCATAGCCGCAACATGATGGATCACCCTGGCATCGGGATGAGCTTCCAGTCGGCTGAGCCGATTTGGTCGGGCGGTGGTTCGGTGCAGATGAACTCTATCACGAACTTCGGCGATGGCCCGTTCCGAGCGGATTACTCCGCCATCCAAATCGGGTACAACAACACGGCTCAGAACTCGCGCGCGGGCATGAAGGCTCTGTCGATGGGCCTGGTCGGTCGGAAACTGGACGAAGAGATTCGCCGTAGGACTGCTCATGGTGTCGACATGTACGTCAACCATGAGAGGCTCGCTCATCCTGATAACCGTCTGGTGCTGTCGAAGACTCACCGTGATGCGCTTGGCATCCCGCACCCTGAAGTGACCTACGACGTGGGTGAGTACGTTCGCAAATCCGCGACGCTGTCTCGCGAGCATTTGAAACGAATTGCCGAGGCGCTCGGCGGTACCGAGATCGAGATGACATCATTCTTCACCCCGAACAACCACATTACTGGCGGCACGATCATGGGGCTTGATCCCAAGGACTCCGTGGTAGATGGCTGGTTGCGGACTCACGACCATCCCAACCTGTTCCTCGCAACTGGTGCTGCGATGGCGGCGGCGGGCACTGTGAACTCGACTCTCACAATGGCTGCTCTGTCTCTCCGGGCAGGGGATGCCATTCTGCGAGATCTGAAGCACGTGTAAGCAGTGTTTTCTAGCGTCTGGTCGTAAAAACGCCCGAAGCCAAGTTGTTGGTTTCGGGCTTTTTTGATTCTGCATTGCAGTTGGTGATTGACCAGTTCCAGGCTTCACCGGGTGCTGGATCACATCCATGCGAACTTCGCTCAACAGCTTTCTATCCCGGCGCTCGCCGACATGGCGTGCGTTAGCGTTTCGGCATTCCACCGGATGTTCAAGCGGCATACCCGAAGCAGTGCTCTCGATTACATCGCCAGGCTCAGGGTTGGACGCGCGTGCGCTTTGTTGATGGAGGGCGGTTCAGTGATTGCCCAGGTTTCTGAAGAGGTCGGCTACACCTCGGTGGCCTTCTTCAACCGGCAATTCAAGGCACTGAAAGGCATGACTCCCACAGAGTTTCGCAAGCTCCATGGTCACCATTTCAAGTGACCGCAGGGCGTACCAATCTCTAAACCTCACTGGCAGGATGAGTCCTGTTATCGGGACGCGGCCGGTGTCTTCAGCACTCATCAGACCACCTCGTCAACCTCCCGCCTCGACTTCAATCTCTGGCATGGCCTGCAATCGTTCGTTCAGCTCAATGAGGGTCTGCTGATGGTCTGCGAAGTTCGGACTCCAATTGACGGGCAGTATGTAGGCCTCTGATTTGCCCATCCTGCGTTCTCGGTCGGAAGACCAAATCTCAACCGAACCGTTGCAGTACATGAGGAATCTGAACTCCTGGAGTAAGATCTCGGACTGAATGTCGCTTCGGCTCTCCCTTCTCGCATTGAGTAAGCCACAGCCCCGAATAGGGTCAAAGATAAGCCGCTCATTTGCGAAATCCATCCAGAACACAAAGAACACTCGACCATTGGCGGAATCAAGCTGTATGCCTAACTTTCCCTCGTCCATGCGACTGGCTGTCATGCGCATGAGACCGAGGTGAACAGCAGTCTGCCCCTTACGCGCTACCACATAGAGTTCGTCAGGGAACTCGTAGTCTCGGCCTTCGGTGAAGGCCCCTCCACGAAGCCCTGCTAGCTGCTCGTCATCAAACAAAGCGCGGAACCCCTCTAGCTCGTAGAGGTGATCTCGTTCGTATGCCGACGGAGGTGTTACACCGAGCCGCTCTTCCATTGCCAGCTCCGCGAGATGGCGCATCAGTGGCTTGTCGAGATGAATTCGCTGGTGGTCGTCCGGATCGTCTGGATCGACGATATCCTCACGCTCGGCGTGGGCGATCGCATGACGTCCTTGTGTGGCCAGGTACTCAGAGATGTTGTCACCCTGCGCTTGCAGCTCTTCACGTCGCGAGATTGCCTCTCTGTCCGTCATGCGAAGCAGGGCCTGCTGAATCCATGGCCCTCGCTCCCGGCCATTGGGAAGAGAGCGTGCAAAGGCCTTGTAGAAGCCTAGGAAGGAGTAAAACGGATTACCCAGTGATAGCCCTTCACGGTAGTAGGCCAGCGCTTTCCGAGCCTCCTCGCTCTGTGGGACATGAAGGTTTTCGCCCGAGAAATACTCGGTATAAGCGTTATTGAGCATCCTACCCACACGGTGGGGGTGACTCCCTCCACCCCACATCACGATGTCTACTTTCTTGCTTTCACGCCAAGCGATAGCCGTCGCCAAGCGCATGACAGCTGCACGGCCCTCGTTAACCGTTAGCCCAAAGCCATTTGCTCGAATCGCGATCGCAGGAAGACTGCGGTGCTGGTCATCGACCACTGCCGGCTGCAGAAGGAAATCAAGGCCCTCGAACCTGACGATTTGAGGACGATTTGGCCAGAAGACTTGGGTCTCTAGTCCACCTACCACCCATTGCCCTCGCTGGTTCTGGTACCGCTCGGCCAGTTCGAAAGGATCGTCGGTTGCCAGCATTGAGGAACTCCTTGTTGGTAAGGGGAATAACCCGTGGGTGGACTACAGTATCGAATTGGGTAACAAACACTTAAACTTAGGCCATTTTCAAAATTTGAAGCTAAAGCCCACTCAAATCAAGAGTGCTCATTGGCCGTTCTTCTGCGAGGGCAGGGTATACGATTAGAAGCCAGTCGATCGGTTTGTCTGGAGGGAATGATCTAGCGAATTCTTGAATTTCCAGGATTTCCGGGTAGTCGAGCGTGGCAGATTTTAGTTTCTCGACAGCTTTGGGAAGTTCGCCGGATTCCCTGTAGCGCTCGGCAAGAGCTAGTTCTAGGCAGGCTTCTAATTTGCGTGGTATTTTTATTTCATATGCTTTGTATCGTTTTTTGAAATAGCCCTCATGGTACTTTATTTGCTCAGTGATAGGCCAGTCGATGGCTTCTCCGGTAGCTATGTGCGTTATGAGGGATTCGATCGATGGTGTATTTATTTTGTCGAAATCTGTCTTCTTTAATTTGGTTTTTGGGTGGTTGGAAGCGTGGGTGATCATTGTGAATATTAAGTATAGGCCGATGAGCGATCTGTGTTGCTCCGGCTTCAGCTGGGCGCGTTGCTTTAAACCCGTTTCAAGTAGGCGCTTCACATCATAAGGTTTTTTGTTTGGGAAATCTTCAAAAAACTGATCTAGGAGGGAAATGTATCCATCAAAATAGAATCTGTAGCTATTTGCTGACAAACCGTCAGTCCTGGATATCCACGTGCTTGGGCACATTCTTGCCCTGATAATGTTTGGGCTTTCTAGGGAATAGTTGTACGGTTCTTTGATGATTTTCTCTTGATTAAGTATGAAGGATTGGATTACTGTTTTCGCTATTCTTCGCAAGCCCCTGATTGTAAATATAAGATCGTCACCTATGTGGACGGCCTCTCTAGAATCCGAGAATGCCAAAAATTCGTTAGGCAGAGGTCTTAGAGTGTGTACATATTTAGAGCGAATGTCATACACATTGCTCAATGCAGTTTCAAAGTCGCGCTTGCCCACAGGTGCGGTTTCGCCAGATGCCTGAGGGGAGAAGTGATCATCAGTAATGTGCTTTTTTATGAATGCTTTGAATCTTTTGCTTGCTGCGACATGCTCTACTTTTACTAGAGTATTTTTGATGATGTCGGCTTGAACGGTGTCAACCCCTTCGAGTGCCTTTTCCAGTGGGCGGCGTTTACGCTCTTCGATGTCAGACCAGTTGCTTTCATACCCATCAAAGTCTTGAACCAGTGTTTCAAGTGACATTACCAGAAGCGTATAAGCCAGGTTTACATCTTCTTCCAGGCGGTGGAGTGCTGCTACATATGTCCGGATGGATTTCATTACGCCTGTAAATTTTGCGCGGGGCAGACCTATTAGATCTTTGGTCAATGCTTGAAATTGTGGGATTAGCCCCTGGTGTACATAGATATCTTCTTCAAAGAATTTTGGTAAAAGTTTCTTTGCTGAGTCGCGGCTGCGGCGGCCGCCTTTGTTTAACAGCCTTTCCGCGACTGTTGAGCTCGGCGTGCAAATGCAGTCCAAAGCGAAAGAGATTATGTCGGCGCAATCGTCGATATATGTATCTATGCCGTTTGAGATTAAAATTCCCGGGCCATTTTCAGTCCCCTCCACCTGTTCTGTAAAATTCCAGCTAATGGCGTTGCCATGGCGAGAGTGAGCCAGAGGGGTGAACGTGCCTATAGCAGTTTCCACGCTCGTATCATGGGGTAAATGAACATTTGTGTAGAGCACGCCCCTAAGCAAATTTGAGCGCGCGGGGTGGGTGAAAAGCTTGCCGCTTGCAACCTGAAGCATAACTACTCCATTAGTGTATGACCCAAGCATCGAGCCTATCAAACTGGAGGGTGTCAGACGAGGTTAAGCCGCCATTTAGGCCGTTCTAAGCCTAGCGAAGTGTTTGATCAGCCTGGCTGGTACCGTAGAAGCCGGGTTGGAAGGCACTTGAGGTATTGAGCTCACAGTGGCGGCTCTATTTTGCACACCGGTTTGCCTTGTTTGGTGATCACCACCGTCCAGCCCAGCTCAACCAGCCGTAGGATACGACGCCATCGGCGCCGGGCCTGGCTAAGGCTAATCATCTGTTCCATGTAACCACCTTACCCAAGGAGCCGGCGTAGCAGGCTTTCAGTCTGGCTTCCGGCATGCTTGCTGCAAAGCTCATCGAGCATGGCGCTGCGCCGCTCACCATTCACTAGGCTTAGGCCGTGAAGAGCATTTACCAGCTTCTGCTGCTCAACCACGCCCTCTTGAACCTGCAGCCACATTGAAGTCACCTGCTTCAAGGTCACGTCGACCGTTACGGCATGGATCTGGGATTCAATTAGCTTGTTTCCGTTCAAAGCTGTCTTCAGCTGCTGAGCTTTCTTCCCAAGCATCTGTAGCTTTTCAGTCAGACGCTCTGCTTGATCGAGTGATGCAGGCAACCCGTCAATGTAAGTCATGTCGTCCTGAACGCAGTAGATCGCCAGCGAACCATCCCCGCCCCCTGTGATGTCCAGGGCGAGGACGTTACCGAGCCTCAACGGACGTGGCACCCACGTATGGCCTGTGCACACTCTCCAGGCTTCCGAGACGCCATCCCGAAAGTGCTTTTTCACCCGCTCTCGCCCCCAAAGCGCCACATCCTCAAAGGCTTGGTTATCCAGTTCTGCCAAGAATTTGGGCCATGTGACTCCTGCTGGCACGTCCGCGTGTACGATCCCAACGATCCCGTTACTGCTTTCGATTTCGATCGCGAGAGGAAGGCTACTCAGCTTATCGATGATCATGCCTTTTGATTCATCAGCGATTGTTGGCCACCAGCCGGCGCCATGAGCTGCATAGCGGGCTAACGGGTTTTCACGGTAAGCGTCGATCAGCATCCGTTCGTGATTGCCTTGGACAGTGTAGAACCAGGGCTCACCCAGAAGCTTCAGGCCGTCCAGCACGCCGGGCCCGCGATCAATAAGGTCACCTACTGCGATCACCCGATCCTTCGTTTTATCGAAGCCTAACGCATGCAAGCCACGGTGCAGATCCATCGTTTTAAAGTGAATGTCGCCGACCACAAAATCCCGGCCAGAGGGGTTGATTGGAAGGCGTAGGATCTTCGAACTCATAAGGGAGGGCCGGCTCCAGTCTTCGCTTGCGGTAAATTCTTGATAAGGCTATTTTCCGCCTAAGCAAGGTTGGGGTCTACAAAAAATGCGCCGTGATTAACGTCCTCCGTAATGATCCCAAAATGGCACATTAACGGCGTTTATAGGGATTAATGATCCCAAACGGGATCATTATGGGAAGCGTTGTACTGGCTGCATTTGCTCACTCTCCGTGTTCAATGATCTCGGCGCTACCCCCAACGCTGTGCTCAACCGGGAGGGGAGGACAGTTGAAAATGCCTCCGAATCCAAGGCTCCCCAGAGTGAGGAGGACTAATCCATGGATGATTTAATGGATGGCGAGCGTCTATTACGGCGGCTGCTTTGGGCGCTCTTCGCAATTCAACCTGGCGATCCAAAGGCGATCCCCTTGCTCCAAGAGTTGGATTTGGTTGAGCGAGATCTGGGAGCGGTCGCTGAGTCATGTAGGCATATCCTCTCCCGCGTGAAGACGTCGACTCGTATCTCAGGACGCGAGATTGTCGACGTGCAGAGTATTCCCACGCCATGGCGCGAGCGATTTGCACAAGCGAGCATCGGCTCTACACGGCTCGCTGCTGGGCCCTACCGGAGTGACCTAGAAAAATTCGTGGAGGAGTGGGAGCGGGAAGTCATTCATATTCGTGCGCACCGGCACGCCATGAGATCTGTCTAAATGGGCTTACGGCAGCTATTCCCGTAGATGGCATTCTCAATTCGTCGTATCAAAGTGAGTTGGAGGAGTTATGGGCCGAGACGGCAGAGACACCGTGTACTGCAACATCCAGATGCCTTTGGCTAAAGGGCGAGATCTCGTGCGACTTGTAACAGAGCTACGAGCTTCGGGGACGCATCCAGACCTCGAATCTGTGTTTGAGGAGATACAAGGCGAGCTCGAAATGTCGATCGAGTTTGTTGAGGAGATGCTGACTGGCGGCAGTGTTGATCAACACCGACATTGAGTGCCATG
This window of the Pseudomonas mosselii genome carries:
- a CDS encoding GMC oxidoreductase — protein: MSFQSAEPIWSGGGSVQMNSITNFGDGPFRADYSAIQIGYNNTAQNSRAGMKALSMGLVGRKLDEEIRRRTAHGVDMYVNHERLAHPDNRLVLSKTHRDALGIPHPEVTYDVGEYVRKSATLSREHLKRIAEALGGTEIEMTSFFTPNNHITGGTIMGLDPKDSVVDGWLRTHDHPNLFLATGAAMAAAGTVNSTLTMAALSLRAGDAILRDLKHV
- a CDS encoding helix-turn-helix domain-containing protein: MLDHIHANFAQQLSIPALADMACVSVSAFHRMFKRHTRSSALDYIARLRVGRACALLMEGGSVIAQVSEEVGYTSVAFFNRQFKALKGMTPTEFRKLHGHHFK
- the mauJ gene encoding methylamine utilization protein MauJ translates to MLATDDPFELAERYQNQRGQWVVGGLETQVFWPNRPQIVRFEGLDFLLQPAVVDDQHRSLPAIAIRANGFGLTVNEGRAAVMRLATAIAWRESKKVDIVMWGGGSHPHRVGRMLNNAYTEYFSGENLHVPQSEEARKALAYYREGLSLGNPFYSFLGFYKAFARSLPNGRERGPWIQQALLRMTDREAISRREELQAQGDNISEYLATQGRHAIAHAEREDIVDPDDPDDHQRIHLDKPLMRHLAELAMEERLGVTPPSAYERDHLYELEGFRALFDDEQLAGLRGGAFTEGRDYEFPDELYVVARKGQTAVHLGLMRMTASRMDEGKLGIQLDSANGRVFFVFWMDFANERLIFDPIRGCGLLNARRESRSDIQSEILLQEFRFLMYCNGSVEIWSSDRERRMGKSEAYILPVNWSPNFADHQQTLIELNERLQAMPEIEVEAGG
- a CDS encoding metallophosphoesterase; the encoded protein is MSSKILRLPINPSGRDFVVGDIHFKTMDLHRGLHALGFDKTKDRVIAVGDLIDRGPGVLDGLKLLGEPWFYTVQGNHERMLIDAYRENPLARYAAHGAGWWPTIADESKGMIIDKLSSLPLAIEIESSNGIVGIVHADVPAGVTWPKFLAELDNQAFEDVALWGRERVKKHFRDGVSEAWRVCTGHTWVPRPLRLGNVLALDITGGGDGSLAIYCVQDDMTYIDGLPASLDQAERLTEKLQMLGKKAQQLKTALNGNKLIESQIHAVTVDVTLKQVTSMWLQVQEGVVEQQKLVNALHGLSLVNGERRSAMLDELCSKHAGSQTESLLRRLLG